Genomic DNA from Actinomycetota bacterium:
GCGTGACTGGTAGAACTTGTGCCGACTCGCGGTCTGGAACGAGATCTTGATGAAGTCGGGCTCGGCCGACAGCAGCCGTTCTACCGTCTCAGGAGAGCGGAGCGCGAGCCCGTTGGTGATCAGTAGGGTCTTGAGCCCCCGCTCGCGGGCGGCTCGCAGGAAGTCGAAGACGCGATCGTCGAGCAGCGGCTCGTTGTAGTGGCTGAAGCAGACGTACTCGAACTCGGGATCGTCGGGGTCGACCTGGTCGAGCAGCCGCAGCACGGTCGCATCATCGAGGCGCGCGCCCTTGTCCTCGAGCAGCGGGTACGCACAGAAGCTGCACGCCATGTTGCAGGCGAGCAGCGTCTCGATCTGCAGAACGGTGAAGCCGTACTCGGACAGGCGGACCTTCGGGCGGTCCACCGCCGCAGCGGCCTCGATCAGCGGTGCTC
This window encodes:
- a CDS encoding radical SAM protein → MACARGREDTLSTRTIGAPLIEAAAAVDRPKVRLSEYGFTVLQIETLLACNMACSFCAYPLLEDKGARLDDATVLRLLDQVDPDDPEFEYVCFSHYNEPLLDDRVFDFLRAARERGLKTLLITNGLALRSPETVERLLSAEPDFIKISFQTASRHKFYQSRGTGISYEKYALTVIDFLRVAQERGGRTKVTVDFACNFMPWYQRLIRGLLGVEAGDPSVRHDLTSLSPYVVDCVE